In the genome of Schistocerca piceifrons isolate TAMUIC-IGC-003096 chromosome X, iqSchPice1.1, whole genome shotgun sequence, the window ctgaatctggactcacaggaggggttcaaatcatagtaagttagagtgtcagtcctcttttacttaagtcggcattgtgccttttgtactaaattccgatgcaatttctgtgtttcatcgtcaataagaaggtccaagggataccgtaaacatgaggtgaagcatcggaatctaaaacaggactcacagtataggttcaaatcatagagagttagagtgtcactcctcccgtacttatgtcggtattgtgccttttgtaataaatttggatgcaatttctgtgtttcatcgtcaataagaaggtccaagggatacagtaatcattaagagaagcatcggaacctaaaactggtctcacaggagaggttcaaatcatagaaagttagagtgtcagtcctcttgtacttaagtcggcattgggccatttgtattaaattccgatgcaatttctgtgtttcatcgtcaataagaaggtgcaaggtatacagtaaacctgaagtgaagcatcggaatctaaaactcgactcgtaggagaggttctaatcatagaaagtgagagtgtcagtcctcttgtacttaagtcggcattgtgccatttatattaaactcggatgcaatttctgtgtttcatcgtcaataagaaggtccaagggatacagtaaacatgaggtgaagcatcggaatctaaaacaggactcacagtataggttcaaatcatagaaagtgagagtgtcagtcctcttgtacttaagtcggcattgtgccatttgtattaattttggttgcaatttctgtgtttcatcgtcaataagaacgttcaagggatacagtaaacctgaagtgaaacatcggaatctaaaactagactcacagaagaggttcaaatcatagaaagttagagtgtctgtcctcttctacttaagtcggctttgtgccatttgtattaaattccattgcaatttctgtgtttcatcgtcaataagaaggtccaagggatacaataaacctgaagtgaagcatcggaatccaaaactggactcccaggagaggcaaatcatagaaggtgagagtgtcagtcctcttgtacttaattcggcattgtgccatttctattaaattctgatgcaatttctgtgtttcatcgttaataagaaggtccaagggatacagtaaacctgaagtgaagcatcggaatctaaaactggactcacaggagagtttctaatcattgaaagtgagagtgtcagtcctcttttacttaagtcggcattgtgccttttgtattaaattcggatgcaatttctgtgtctcatcgtcaataagaaggtgcaagggatacagtaaacctgaagtgaagcaacggaatctaaaactggtctcacaggagaggttcacatcatagaatgttagagtgtcagtaatcttttacttaagtcggtattgtgccttttgtattaaattcggatgcaatttctgtgtttcatcgtcaataagaaggtgcaaggtatacagtaaacctgaagtgaagcatcggaatctaaaactcgactcacaggagaggttctaaccatagaaagtgagagtgtcagtcctcttgtacttaagtcggcattgtgccatttatattaaactcggatgcaatttctgtgtttcatcgtcaatatgaaggtgcaaggtatacagtaaacctgaagtgaagcatcggaatgtaaaactggactcacaggacacattcaaatcatagaaagtgagagtgtcagtcctcttgtacttaagtcggcattgcgccatttgtattaaatttggatgcaatttctgtgtttcatcgtcaataagaaggttcaagggatacagtaaacctgaagtgaagcataggaatcgaaaacaagactcacaggagaggttcaaatcatagaaagttagagtgtctgtcctcttgtacttaagtcggcattgtgccttttgtattaaattcggatgcaaactctgtgtttcatcgtcaataagaaggtccaagggatacagtaaacatgaggtgaagcatcggaatctaaaacaggactcacagtataggttcaaatcatagaaagtgagagggtcagtcctctcgtacttatgtcggcattgtgccttttgtattaaattcggatgcaatttctgtgtaccatcgtcaataagaaggtccaaatgatccagcaaacctgaagttaatcatcggaatctaaaactggtctcacaggagaggttcaattcatagaatgttagagtgtcagtcatcttttacttaagtcggcattgtgccttttgtattaattttggatgctatttctgtgtttcatcgtcaataagaaggtccaaggtatacagttaacctgaagtgtagcatcggaatctaaaactagactcacaggagaggttcaaatcaatgaaagttagagtgtcagtcctcttgtacttaagtcggcattgtgccatatgtattaaattcgaatgcaatttctgtgtttcatcgtcaataaaaggtccaagggatacagtaaacctgaggtgaagcatcggaatctaaaactggacgcccaGGAGgggtaaaatcatagaaagttagactgtcacacctcttgtacttaagccggtattgtgccatttgtattaaatttggttgcaatttctgtgtttcatcgtcaataagaacgttcaagggatacagtaaacctgaagtgaagcatcggaatctaaaactagactcacaggagaggttcaaatcatagaaagttagagtgtctgtcctcttctacttaagtcggcattgggccatttgtattaaattccattgcaatttctgtgtttcatcgtcaataagaaggtccaagggatacagtaaacctgaagtgaagcatcggaatataaaactggactcacaggagaggttcagatcatagaaagttggattgtcagtcctcttgtacttaaggcggtattgtgccatttgtattaatttcggatgcaatttctgtgtttcatcgtcaataagaaggtccaagggatacagtaaacctaaagtgaagcatcggaatctaaaactggactcacaggagcggttcaaatcatagaatggtaaagggtcagtcctcttttagttcagtcggcattgtgctttttgtattaaattcggttgaaatttctgtgtttcatcgtcaataagaaggtccaagggatacagtaaacctgaagtgaagcatcggattctgaatctggactcacaggaggggttcaaatcatagtaagttagagtgtcagtcctcttttacttaagtcggcattgtgccttttgtactaaattccgatgcaatttctgtgtttcatcgtcaataagaaggtccaagggataccgtaaacatgaggtgaagcatcggaatctaaaacaggactcacagtataggttcaaatcatagagagttagagtgtcactcctcccgtacttatgtcggtattgtgccttttgtaataaatttggatgcaatttctgtgtttcatcgtcaataagaaggtccaagggatacagtaatcattaaggggggacgtacatgaaaatgaccaaatttgtgaaaaaaattttattggctcttcatttactacatggtattgaaatttcaattaccaaatattacgttccaattccgcttctaagggggaaaaaaataataatttgtaatagcttgcaCAGGGCGACGCCCCCCCATCTTGGTCTTCATCCTCTCGTATATCTATTTatactgcgtttttttccagttttgtgcaGTCACAATGCAGGGAACGTTTGTGTACTACATCAAGAAGGCTGTGGAATAATATCTCTGCCGCTGGTTTTATATTCTTTGATTTATAGCGTTTGTTTACGAGTGTTTGTTTGGAATACATTTTTACGAAAGTTGTAAGTAGACTTGTTATTATATTTTGCAGCATGCCGCGTTCTAGTAAGGTGTTTAAAAAGGTTAGAAAGTGTCAAGCTTCTCGATGTAGTAAAGACAACTTGAAAACCAGCCCCATAATAACAAATGGAAACGATACTTCAACCAAGAAAGCGAGTGCTTCGAGAAGGAAAATTGACAGCTGTCAATCACTTGATGATTGTGGCTCAGACACTCAAGCTACTAGTGGTTTTAGGCTTATTGATTTGAAAATACTATCTGATATTATATCATCTGCTTGTGTATGTGCTGACTGTGGTGCAAAAAGTTTGAGATTATATGACGAAGAAAACAGAATTGGAATAGTGTGTATGTTGCATCTTACTTGTGAAAGCTGTCATTCAGACACTGCTTTTAGAACTTCGGCATCAAGTAACCGGATATATGAAGCAAATATGCGTTTAATATATGGCATGAGATGTTTGGGCATAGGCAGGGAAGGTACCAGACTGTTTTGTGGGATCATGAACATGCCACAACCAAGTGCTAGGTACACCACTGGAAATAAAACACTGCTAAGTGCTCTTCAAGAGGAAGTGGAAGAAAACTTGAAGTCCTCTGCAAAGGAAGCTGTGAAGATGAATAGTGAACTAAAGACAGAAGCAGATAACACGCCAGACACCGATTTGTGTGTGTCATGTGATGGAACGTGGATGAAGCGTGGACATACATCACTGTATGGAGTATCATCTGTCATTAGTGTTGATACTGGAAAAATTCTTGACGTTCAGGTAATGAGCAAATATTGCTATAGCTGTGTACTCGGAAAGAGAGCtggtgaagtggaagaaaataagtggcAGGTTGAACACAAGAAAGTGTGCTGTAGAAATTATTCTGGTTCTAGTGGTGGAATGGAACCTGCAGCTATGAAACTTATGTTCCATCGAAGTGTGGAAAAGTACGGTGTTAGATACacaaaataccttggtgatggtgactcCAGCTCCTTCAAAACTGTTTTGGAAAGTGAACCTTATGGTCCCCATTGTgctatagaaaagttggaatgtgttggacatgtgcaaaaacgaatgggaggcagacttttaaaattgaaacgTGAATTGAAGGGCAGgaaacttgaggatggaaaactttTAGGTGGTCCCAACAGActcacagacaaagaaattcaTTCTTTACAAGTGTACTATGGCAAGGCAATAAGGGACAACAGTGGAAATTTGAATAACATGCAGAAGGCTGTGTGgtctatttattttcataaactatCCACAGATGACAAACCTGTACataatttgtgtgacatatcgtggTGCAAATTCAAGCAGGCTGAGCGTGATGGCATGAActattcacacaagcacagtttACCTGTGGCTGTTTTAAGTGCTATAAAACCAACATTTAGGTGTTTAGCAGAGCCAGACCTCCTACGAAAGTGTgtgcatggaaagacacaaaaccctaatgaaagttacaactcACTGATTTGGAAACGTTGCCcaaaaacaacatttgtttcaacaattattgttgaaattgctgcatatgatgcttgtttagtttttaacaaTGGTAATCTTGGAAGAATAAAAACTCTACAGAGGCTAGGATTTCATCCAGGAGCTTTCACCTATTCAATATTGAAGGACATCGATGACAAAAGAGTTGCTGCGGCTGATATTACAGCCAATAAAATTGAACAGCAGGTTAACCAAAGAAGACAAGCAAAGAAGAGACTGCTTGCAGATGAAGAGGAGTATGCATATGGCTTGCACTAGTTCACACAGAGACGGTAAGACCTAATACAAACACTATCAAATCATTGATTCAGTTTTcccgtaacttacatttttataactttatgtacctttttctcaaaaaccacaaaaggtagagaagtgaaatttggtatatgactagtcagtactatagtgaaaaattctgtggaaggaattttcatttaataaaatagtaaggtatttatggtagaaaatattccttaaatttgatatattatttttcagggaaattgggagacccgtaaaaactgaacaaaagaagatataaaaattctgctccacagagttttgtaattatttggtatgaaagtgtgtacaaaaattcattaacattgctctcacagttttctcaaaaaaggaacatttgtaattacattgttgaaaaaaaattaattgttaataattaaagatgtaaaaggtcaataaaaatgaaaatttaggtTCATATGCGCATAACATttcttaataactgtaccaaatttggattgattatcttaaaaaattagagttttataaaatacttttaaaattactgcagtttcgtgtacgtccccccttaagagaagcatcggaacctaaaactggtctcacaggaga includes:
- the LOC124722071 gene encoding uncharacterized protein LOC124722071 is translated as MPRSSKVFKKVRKCQASRCSKDNLKTSPIITNGNDTSTKKASASRRKIDSCQSLDDCGSDTQATSGFRLIDLKILSDIISSACVCADCGAKSLRLYDEENRIGIVCMLHLTCESCHSDTAFRTSASSNRIYEANMRLIYGMRCLGIGREGTRLFCGIMNMPQPSARYTTGNKTLLSALQEEVEENLKSSAKEAVKMNSELKTEADNTPDTDLCVSCDGTWMKRGHTSLYGVSSVISVDTGKILDVQVMSKYCYSCVLGKRAGEVEENKWQVEHKKVCCRNYSGSSGGMEPAAMKLMFHRSVEKYGVRYTKYLGDGDSSSFKTVLESEPYGPHCAIEKLECVGHVQKRMGGRLLKLKRELKGRKLEDGKLLGGPNRLTDKEIHSLQVYYGKAIRDNSGNLNNMQKAVWSIYFHKLSTDDKPVHNLCDISWCKFKQAERDGMNYSHKHSLPVAVLSAIKPTFRCLAEPDLLRKCVHGKTQNPNESYNSLIWKRCPKTTFVSTIIVEIAAYDACLVFNNGNLGRIKTLQRLGFHPGAFTYSILKDIDDKRVAAADITANKIEQQVNQRRQAKKRLLADEEEYAYGLH